A DNA window from Stutzerimonas stutzeri contains the following coding sequences:
- a CDS encoding GntP family permease produces MSVVIALAALALLMLAAYRGYSVILFAPIAAMGAVLLTDPSAVAPAFTGIFMEKMVGFIKLYFPVFLLGAVFGKLIEMSGFSRSIVAAAIRLLGTSQAMLVIVLVCALLTYGGVSLFVVVFAVYPFAAEMFRQSNMPKRLIPATIALGAFTFTMTAIPGTPQIQNIIPTTFFNTTTWAAPWLGLIGTIFVFSLGMLYLKWQLGKAMAAGEGYGTNLRNEPETPADIALPNPWLALSPLILVLVANLLFTRWIPEFYGASHSLQLPGMSAPLVTEVGKLTAIWAVEAALLLGIALVLATSFSTLRGKLAEGSRTAVGGSLLAAMNTASEFGFGAVIASLPGFIVVADALSAIPNPLINEAITVNLLAGITGSASGGMSIALAAMADSFVAAANAAQIPLEVLHRVASMASGGLDTLPHNGAVITLLAVTGLTHRESYKDIFAITLIATAAAFFVIGVYYATGIV; encoded by the coding sequence ATGAGCGTCGTCATCGCCCTTGCTGCATTGGCCCTGCTGATGCTCGCCGCCTACCGCGGGTACAGCGTCATTTTGTTCGCCCCCATCGCCGCCATGGGGGCGGTGCTGCTCACCGATCCGTCCGCTGTGGCACCGGCGTTCACCGGCATCTTCATGGAGAAGATGGTCGGCTTCATCAAGCTGTACTTCCCGGTGTTTCTGCTCGGTGCGGTGTTCGGCAAGCTGATCGAAATGTCCGGCTTCTCGCGCTCCATCGTCGCCGCGGCGATCCGCCTGCTCGGCACCAGTCAGGCAATGCTGGTGATCGTGCTGGTCTGCGCGCTGCTGACCTACGGCGGCGTGTCGCTGTTCGTCGTGGTGTTTGCCGTTTACCCGTTCGCCGCCGAGATGTTCCGCCAGAGCAACATGCCCAAGCGGCTGATCCCGGCGACCATCGCCCTCGGCGCGTTCACCTTCACCATGACCGCCATTCCCGGCACGCCGCAGATCCAGAACATCATCCCCACCACCTTCTTCAACACCACCACCTGGGCCGCACCCTGGCTCGGCCTGATCGGTACGATTTTCGTGTTTAGCCTGGGCATGCTCTATCTCAAGTGGCAGCTCGGCAAAGCCATGGCCGCCGGCGAAGGCTACGGCACGAACCTGCGCAACGAGCCGGAAACCCCGGCCGATATCGCCCTGCCCAACCCCTGGCTGGCGCTGTCGCCGCTGATTCTGGTGTTGGTCGCCAACCTGCTGTTCACCCGCTGGATTCCCGAGTTCTACGGTGCCAGCCACAGCCTGCAGCTGCCGGGTATGAGCGCCCCGCTGGTCACCGAAGTGGGCAAGCTCACCGCCATCTGGGCGGTGGAAGCGGCGCTGCTGCTGGGCATTGCTCTGGTGCTCGCGACCAGCTTCAGCACTCTGCGCGGCAAGCTCGCCGAAGGCAGTCGCACGGCAGTCGGCGGCTCGCTGCTGGCGGCGATGAACACCGCCTCGGAATTCGGCTTCGGCGCGGTGATCGCTTCCCTGCCGGGCTTCATCGTGGTCGCCGATGCGCTCTCGGCAATCCCCAACCCGCTGATCAACGAAGCCATCACCGTCAACCTGTTGGCCGGCATCACCGGCTCGGCCTCCGGCGGCATGAGCATCGCCCTGGCGGCGATGGCCGACAGCTTCGTCGCTGCGGCGAATGCCGCGCAGATTCCGCTGGAAGTGCTGCACCGGGTCGCCTCGATGGCCTCCGGCGGGCTCGACACCCTGCCGCATAACGGCGCGGTGATCACCCTGCTGGCGGTCACCGGGCTGACCCATCGCGAGTCATACAAGGACATCTTCGCCATCACCCTGATCGCCACGGCCGCGGCCTTCTTCGTGATCGGCGTGTACTACGCTACCGGCATCGTCTGA
- a CDS encoding 3-hydroxybutyrate dehydrogenase, which translates to MNLTGKTALVTGSTSGIGLGIALKLAEAGADLILNGFGDSSAALADVGRHGHKVGHHGADVSDPGQIAELFAYAERDFGGVDILVNNAGIQHVAPVEEFPVERWDAIIAINLSSAFHTTRLALPGMRQRGWGRIINIASVHGLVGSEQKAAYVAAKHGLIGLTKVVALETATTPITCNAICPGWVLTPLVQQQIDERARENGDEQRARHELLAEKQPSLDFVTPAQLGAMALFLCSEAGDQVRGAAWNMDGGWTAR; encoded by the coding sequence ATGAACCTCACAGGCAAGACCGCACTGGTCACCGGCTCCACCAGCGGCATCGGCCTCGGAATCGCACTGAAGCTGGCCGAAGCCGGCGCCGACCTGATCCTCAACGGCTTCGGTGACAGCTCGGCAGCGTTGGCGGACGTCGGCAGGCACGGGCACAAGGTCGGGCACCACGGCGCGGACGTGTCCGATCCGGGGCAGATTGCAGAGCTGTTCGCCTATGCCGAGCGCGACTTCGGCGGGGTCGACATCCTGGTCAACAATGCCGGCATCCAGCATGTGGCGCCGGTAGAGGAATTCCCGGTCGAACGCTGGGACGCCATCATCGCCATCAACCTGTCCTCGGCATTTCACACCACGCGCCTGGCCCTGCCCGGCATGCGTCAGCGCGGCTGGGGGCGAATCATCAATATCGCTTCAGTGCATGGGCTGGTCGGCTCGGAGCAGAAGGCCGCCTATGTCGCCGCCAAGCACGGGTTGATCGGGCTGACCAAGGTGGTGGCGCTGGAAACCGCCACCACGCCGATCACCTGCAACGCGATCTGCCCCGGTTGGGTGCTGACCCCGCTGGTGCAGCAGCAGATCGACGAGCGCGCGCGAGAAAATGGCGACGAGCAACGTGCCCGCCACGAACTCCTGGCAGAGAAACAACCCTCGCTGGATTTCGTTACCCCCGCGCAGCTGGGAGCCATGGCGCTGTTCCTCTGCAGCGAGGCCGGCGACCAGGTACGTGGTGCAGCGTGGAACATGGACGGCGGCTGGACGGCGCGCTGA
- a CDS encoding DNA-formamidopyrimidine glycosylase family protein, whose product MPEGPSIVILREEVAAFAGRTIERAEGSAKVDKARLVGQVVRGFHSWGKHFLIELEDVSVRIHLLLFGSYRINERKDATARLSLGFANGELNFYACSVQYIEGPLAEAYDWTADVMGDAWHPRTTLKRLRERPRLLACDALLDQTLFAGSGNIIKNEVLYRIRVHPLSLIGDLPAPKLRELVREARTYSFEFLEWKRAGVLKAHWLAHGKTTCVRCRIPLVKVKELGRSRRRAFFCERCQKRYGDTTQIATDNPSEVDEA is encoded by the coding sequence ATGCCCGAAGGTCCATCCATCGTCATCCTGCGTGAAGAAGTCGCGGCATTTGCTGGGCGCACAATCGAACGTGCCGAGGGTAGCGCCAAGGTCGATAAGGCCCGGCTGGTTGGCCAGGTGGTGCGCGGTTTTCACAGCTGGGGCAAGCATTTCCTGATCGAACTGGAGGATGTCTCCGTTCGCATCCACCTACTGCTGTTCGGCAGTTACCGCATCAACGAGCGCAAGGACGCCACCGCTCGGCTGAGCCTGGGCTTCGCCAACGGCGAGCTGAACTTCTACGCCTGTTCGGTGCAGTACATCGAGGGGCCACTGGCTGAGGCATACGACTGGACTGCTGATGTGATGGGCGATGCCTGGCACCCGCGGACGACGCTCAAGCGCTTGCGCGAAAGGCCGCGACTGTTGGCCTGCGACGCGCTACTCGACCAGACGCTGTTCGCAGGCTCCGGCAACATCATCAAAAACGAGGTGCTCTACCGTATCCGCGTGCATCCGCTGTCGCTGATCGGCGACCTGCCTGCACCCAAGCTGCGCGAGCTGGTGCGTGAAGCGCGTACCTACAGCTTCGAGTTTCTCGAATGGAAGCGGGCCGGCGTGCTCAAGGCGCACTGGCTGGCGCACGGCAAAACCACCTGTGTGCGCTGCCGAATCCCGCTGGTCAAGGTGAAGGAACTCGGGCGCAGCCGGCGCCGGGCATTCTTCTGCGAACGCTGCCAAAAGCGCTATGGCGATACCACGCAAATCGCGACCGATAACCCGAGCGAGGTTGATGAGGCGTAG
- a CDS encoding pseudouridine synthase, whose protein sequence is MSASNSRPSTLHLPQGDWLTVLDCLCEHFPAINRDTWLDRMARGRVLDADMQPIDARQPFRVGMRIHYFREVPNETPVPFEERILHVDEHLVVADKPHFLSVMPAGEYVNETLLARLCKRLGNADLVPIHRIDRLTAGLVLFSANRDSRGAYQALFREREIIKRYEAICPALPHLQFPLRRRLCMVPGEPFFLMREGEGEANSETLIEVLERRGDLWRYGLSPISGKKHQLRLHMATLGAGICNDPFYPDLLERSERDADDYARPLKLLARGLRFRDPLSGALREFESTLQLEW, encoded by the coding sequence ATGTCCGCTTCCAATTCCCGCCCTAGTACCTTGCATCTTCCTCAAGGCGATTGGCTGACGGTGCTCGACTGCCTGTGCGAGCATTTTCCGGCGATCAATCGCGACACCTGGCTCGATCGTATGGCCCGCGGCCGGGTGCTGGATGCCGACATGCAGCCGATCGACGCCCGCCAGCCGTTTCGCGTCGGCATGCGCATTCATTACTTCCGCGAAGTACCGAACGAGACGCCGGTGCCGTTCGAGGAGCGCATCCTCCACGTCGACGAGCATCTGGTGGTGGCGGACAAGCCGCACTTTCTCTCGGTGATGCCGGCTGGCGAATACGTCAATGAAACCCTGCTGGCGCGGCTCTGCAAACGGCTGGGCAATGCCGACCTGGTGCCGATCCATCGCATCGACCGCCTCACTGCGGGGCTGGTGCTGTTCTCCGCCAACCGGGACAGCCGCGGTGCCTATCAAGCGCTGTTTCGCGAACGAGAGATCATCAAGCGCTACGAGGCGATCTGCCCGGCGCTGCCGCACCTGCAATTTCCATTACGCCGCCGCCTGTGCATGGTGCCGGGCGAGCCGTTCTTCCTGATGCGTGAAGGCGAGGGCGAAGCGAACAGTGAGACGCTGATCGAGGTGCTCGAACGGCGCGGCGACCTTTGGCGCTATGGCCTCTCGCCGATCAGCGGCAAAAAGCATCAGCTGCGCCTGCACATGGCCACGCTGGGCGCCGGCATCTGCAACGATCCGTTCTATCCCGACCTTCTCGAGCGCAGCGAACGGGATGCCGACGACTATGCGCGGCCGCTCAAGCTGCTGGCGCGCGGCTTGCGCTTTCGCGATCCGCTGAGCGGGGCGCTGCGCGAGTTCGAGAGCACCCTGCAGCTGGAGTGGTAA
- a CDS encoding PepSY domain-containing protein yields the protein MYNKTLTAAFAVAILSSGAAFAADKPGADWITLEQAVEKAKAAGYTELHGIEADGNGWEGEGMKQDGKKYEFKIDGRTGEVTKDKED from the coding sequence ATGTATAACAAGACACTGACCGCCGCGTTCGCCGTTGCCATTCTGAGCTCTGGCGCTGCCTTTGCCGCCGACAAGCCCGGTGCCGACTGGATCACCCTCGAGCAAGCCGTAGAGAAGGCCAAGGCCGCCGGCTACACCGAGCTGCACGGCATCGAAGCCGACGGCAACGGCTGGGAAGGCGAGGGCATGAAGCAGGACGGCAAGAAATACGAGTTCAAGATCGATGGCCGCACCGGTGAAGTGACCAAGGACAAGGAAGACTGA
- a CDS encoding copper-binding protein, producing MKTVFLALLAVVWLSGPAAAEDLLKPSTTPPPVDDVSAGNALEAEPAYAAEGVIRAIDVQQGSVTIAHGPVPELKWPAMIMLFKAGAAQLAGLAVGDAVEFRFTDGEMDPQIVFIRRR from the coding sequence ATGAAAACCGTGTTTCTCGCACTACTGGCAGTGGTCTGGCTGAGCGGTCCGGCGGCTGCCGAGGACCTGCTCAAGCCGTCCACCACGCCACCGCCCGTGGATGATGTCTCGGCGGGAAATGCTCTGGAGGCCGAGCCTGCCTACGCGGCCGAAGGGGTGATCCGCGCGATCGACGTGCAGCAGGGCAGCGTGACCATCGCACACGGCCCGGTGCCTGAACTGAAGTGGCCCGCCATGATCATGCTGTTCAAGGCGGGCGCCGCGCAGCTCGCTGGGCTGGCGGTTGGCGACGCGGTGGAGTTTCGCTTCACCGACGGTGAAATGGACCCGCAGATCGTCTTCATTCGACGACGGTAG
- a CDS encoding PepSY domain-containing protein, with amino-acid sequence MKTLTTLLTAATLALGANLALAKDIGPDEALRLRDAGTIQSFEKLNEAALAKHPGATIEESELEEEYGRYVYQLELRDDKGVQWDLELDAKTGEVLKDHQDD; translated from the coding sequence ATGAAAACACTGACTACGCTGTTAACCGCCGCCACCCTCGCCCTCGGTGCCAACCTGGCGCTGGCCAAGGACATCGGCCCCGACGAAGCGCTGCGCTTGCGTGACGCCGGAACCATCCAGTCGTTCGAAAAGCTCAACGAAGCGGCCTTGGCCAAGCACCCCGGCGCCACCATCGAAGAATCCGAGTTGGAAGAAGAGTACGGCCGTTACGTCTACCAGCTTGAATTGCGCGACGACAAAGGTGTGCAATGGGATCTCGAACTCGACGCCAAGACCGGCGAAGTGCTGAAGGACCATCAGGACGACTGA
- a CDS encoding PepSY domain-containing protein, translating into MRAPFLVALPLALLLAATPAASRDLDQDEALRLRREGLILPLETLIQRAMERYPGARLLEAELEEEDDIYVYEIELLTTQGVARELEFDARDGRLIKDEED; encoded by the coding sequence ATGCGTGCCCCATTTCTCGTAGCGCTTCCACTTGCACTGCTGCTCGCTGCCACCCCGGCGGCGAGCCGCGACCTGGATCAGGACGAAGCCCTGCGGCTACGTCGTGAGGGCCTGATCCTGCCGCTGGAAACACTTATACAGCGCGCGATGGAGCGTTATCCCGGGGCACGTCTGCTGGAGGCGGAACTGGAAGAGGAAGACGACATCTACGTCTATGAAATCGAATTACTGACCACCCAGGGCGTCGCCCGCGAGCTGGAATTCGATGCCCGCGACGGGCGCCTGATCAAGGATGAAGAAGACTGA
- a CDS encoding response regulator transcription factor — protein MRLLLVEDNVPLADELVASLSRNGYAIDWLTDGRDAEYQGASEPYDLIILDLGLPGKPGLEVLRAWRAGGLTTPVLILTARGSWAERIDGLKAGADDYLTKPFHPEELLLRIQALLRRAHGLANQPLLQAGGLELDESRQCCCKDGQDIELTAGEFRLLRYFMLHPGQLLSKTQLTEHLYDGETERDSNVIEVHINRLRGKLGRELIETRRGQGYRFGGQP, from the coding sequence ATGCGCCTGCTACTGGTCGAAGACAACGTTCCGCTGGCCGACGAACTGGTCGCCAGCCTCAGCCGCAACGGCTATGCGATCGACTGGCTCACCGATGGCCGCGACGCCGAATACCAGGGCGCTAGCGAGCCCTACGATCTGATCATTCTCGACCTTGGCTTGCCTGGCAAACCGGGGCTTGAGGTCTTGCGTGCCTGGCGCGCCGGCGGTCTTACCACGCCGGTGTTGATCCTCACCGCACGCGGCTCCTGGGCCGAACGCATCGACGGTCTCAAAGCCGGCGCCGATGACTACCTGACCAAACCATTCCACCCTGAAGAGTTGCTGCTGCGCATCCAGGCACTGTTGCGCCGTGCCCACGGCCTGGCCAACCAGCCACTGCTGCAAGCCGGCGGCCTGGAGCTGGACGAGTCGCGCCAATGCTGCTGCAAGGATGGCCAGGACATCGAACTCACCGCGGGTGAATTCCGTCTGCTGCGCTACTTCATGCTGCATCCGGGCCAGCTGCTCTCTAAAACGCAACTGACCGAACACCTCTACGACGGCGAAACCGAACGCGACTCCAATGTCATCGAGGTGCATATCAATCGCCTGCGCGGCAAGCTCGGTCGCGAGCTGATCGAAACGCGCCGCGGGCAGGGCTATCGCTTCGGCGGCCAGCCGTGA
- a CDS encoding sensor histidine kinase, translated as MKSIQRSLSLALIATLLLVALVLVQTSLWLFESGLRRSLETDLREETEGLLIALVKGPNGNQLDLQRLNPRYQRPFSGHYFKIDLPGRTWRSRSLWDATPQWPEHAGLADDLLDGPQGQRLLGYRAEYRRDGQPIIISVAQDYTPVLDSFARVRLSGLGLVGFALLALLLLQRYAMGLALRPLERARQQIAQLQQGQRQQLDQRAPSELQPLVKQINHLLTHTEETLQRSRHALGNLGHALKTPLAVLGSLVQREELAAHPELQASLVEQLSQIQQRVSRELGRARLSVDVLPGAHFDCDAELPALFETLAMIHRSGLDLRWHAPNGCRLPRDREDMLELLGNLLDNACKWASSRVELTIERDSSGFVLLVDDDGPGIPAQQRAKVIDRGVRLDESAEGHGLGLGIVSDILAAWRGTWSLEESPLGGLRVRVALPATR; from the coding sequence GTGAAATCCATTCAGCGCAGCCTCAGCCTGGCGCTGATCGCCACCCTGCTGTTGGTCGCGCTGGTGCTGGTGCAGACCAGTTTGTGGCTGTTCGAATCGGGGCTAAGGCGTAGCCTGGAAACCGACCTGCGCGAGGAAACCGAAGGCCTGCTGATCGCCCTGGTCAAGGGACCGAACGGCAACCAGCTGGACCTCCAGCGTCTCAACCCGCGCTATCAGCGGCCTTTTTCCGGCCACTACTTCAAGATCGACCTGCCCGGGCGAACCTGGCGCTCACGCTCGCTATGGGACGCCACGCCGCAATGGCCGGAACATGCCGGGCTGGCGGACGACCTGCTTGACGGCCCGCAGGGCCAGCGATTGCTGGGCTACCGCGCCGAATACCGCCGTGACGGGCAGCCAATCATCATCAGCGTGGCGCAGGACTACACGCCGGTTCTCGACAGCTTCGCCCGTGTGCGACTTAGCGGCCTTGGACTGGTCGGCTTCGCCCTGCTCGCACTACTGCTTTTGCAGCGTTACGCCATGGGTCTGGCACTGCGCCCGCTGGAACGTGCGCGCCAGCAGATTGCCCAGCTGCAGCAGGGCCAGCGCCAGCAACTGGATCAGCGAGCACCAAGCGAGCTGCAACCGCTGGTGAAGCAGATCAACCATCTGCTGACCCATACCGAAGAAACCTTACAGCGCTCGCGGCACGCGCTGGGCAATCTCGGCCATGCGCTGAAGACGCCGCTGGCGGTGCTCGGCAGTCTGGTACAGCGCGAAGAACTGGCCGCCCATCCTGAGCTGCAGGCCAGCCTGGTCGAGCAGCTGAGCCAGATCCAGCAGCGTGTCAGCCGCGAACTGGGCCGCGCACGGCTATCGGTCGACGTATTGCCGGGCGCTCATTTCGATTGCGATGCCGAACTGCCAGCACTGTTCGAAACGCTGGCGATGATCCACCGCAGCGGACTCGACTTGCGCTGGCACGCTCCTAACGGCTGTCGCCTGCCTCGTGATCGCGAGGACATGCTCGAGCTGCTCGGCAATCTGCTGGATAACGCCTGCAAGTGGGCGAGCAGCCGCGTCGAACTGACCATCGAACGCGACAGCAGCGGCTTCGTCCTGCTGGTGGACGATGACGGTCCAGGCATTCCGGCACAGCAGCGGGCAAAGGTCATCGACCGCGGCGTGCGGCTAGACGAGTCGGCGGAGGGTCACGGCCTGGGCCTGGGGATCGTCAGCGACATCCTGGCGGCCTGGCGAGGAACGTGGAGCCTGGAGGAAAGTCCGTTAGGGGGGTTGCGTGTACGCGTCGCGCTACCCGCGACTCGCTGA
- a CDS encoding WYL domain-containing protein translates to MKRKQSISQIRWDLALRYRLIETIAWWEGRLTTGHLMQSFGISRQQASKDINTYLNEHAPKNLTYDRHLKGYKPTKGFQPLFIDGSASAYLHLLDQNRVRAPHIEGLALAYAHTEVLQVPDRSIRPEVLRPILQACREGLRLESEYVSLANPDVEIRVMAPHTLVFTGMRWHVRAYCEKNREYRDFVLSRFRGEPDLMDASEHTREQDEAWNTPVTVLIEPDARLSPAQKAIIEVDFGMVDGQLPVESRGALVQYVLQRFGIDPNTVQANAAAQQLQVGNLQALKGWLYS, encoded by the coding sequence ATGAAACGCAAGCAATCGATCAGTCAGATTCGCTGGGACCTGGCGCTGCGCTACCGCCTGATCGAGACCATCGCCTGGTGGGAAGGCCGCCTGACCACGGGCCACCTGATGCAGAGCTTCGGCATCAGCCGTCAGCAGGCATCGAAGGACATCAACACCTACCTGAACGAACATGCGCCCAAAAACCTGACATATGACCGTCACCTGAAGGGCTACAAACCGACAAAGGGTTTTCAGCCACTGTTCATCGACGGCAGCGCCAGCGCCTACCTGCACCTGCTCGACCAGAACCGTGTCCGCGCCCCACATATCGAAGGCCTGGCGCTGGCCTATGCGCACACTGAAGTGCTGCAGGTACCGGACCGCAGCATCCGCCCGGAGGTGCTGCGGCCGATCCTGCAGGCCTGCCGCGAGGGCCTGCGCCTGGAAAGCGAGTACGTGTCGCTTGCCAACCCTGACGTCGAGATCCGCGTGATGGCGCCGCACACCCTGGTGTTCACCGGCATGCGCTGGCACGTGCGCGCCTACTGCGAGAAGAACCGCGAGTACCGCGACTTCGTCCTCAGCCGCTTCCGCGGCGAGCCGGATCTGATGGACGCAAGCGAACACACCCGCGAGCAGGACGAGGCGTGGAACACGCCGGTGACTGTGCTGATCGAGCCGGACGCGCGCCTGAGCCCGGCGCAAAAGGCAATCATCGAGGTGGACTTCGGCATGGTCGACGGCCAGCTGCCGGTGGAAAGCCGTGGCGCGCTGGTGCAATACGTGTTGCAACGCTTCGGCATCGACCCGAATACCGTGCAGGCGAATGCGGCGGCGCAGCAGTTGCAGGTGGGGAATCTGCAGGCGTTGAAGGGGTGGTTGTACTCGTGA
- a CDS encoding exonuclease SbcCD subunit D C-terminal domain-containing protein: MRLIHTSDWHLGQTLHGQDRDYEHAQFLAWLLDQLVGHQADALLIAGDVFDTVNPPLKAQERLYDFIVRAHEKLPQLDIVMIAGNHDSGGRIELPAPLMKRLNAHAVGRISWIAEGQLDHGRLLVPLQDAAGNTAAWCLTLPFLRPAEVTGMELGDDYMTGIRQVHERLITAAETARQPGQALVAMSHAHMAGGAVSEESERNIVIGNAEALPASLFPESVAYVALGHLHKPQQVAGQTRIRYSGSPLPLSFAEVNYPHQVLLVELDGEALVQVDSLPVPRAVEMIRIGRAPLAEVIATLEALSPTGLFDDHLPWLEVRVLLDEPLPDLRQRIETAITGKACRLVRIASEYAGKRGETESEMLLGLDQITPQELFARAWEVEYGNPADDQALEDFATLLQRVEFAHEEDDR; the protein is encoded by the coding sequence ATGCGCCTGATCCACACCTCCGACTGGCACCTCGGCCAGACCCTCCACGGCCAGGACCGCGACTACGAACACGCGCAATTCCTCGCCTGGCTGCTCGACCAGCTGGTTGGCCATCAGGCCGACGCCCTGCTCATCGCTGGCGACGTGTTCGACACGGTCAACCCGCCACTCAAGGCCCAGGAGCGCCTCTACGACTTCATCGTCCGCGCCCACGAAAAACTCCCGCAGCTGGACATCGTCATGATCGCCGGCAACCACGATTCCGGCGGGCGCATCGAACTGCCGGCGCCGCTGATGAAGCGCCTCAACGCCCACGCCGTCGGCCGCATCAGCTGGATTGCCGAAGGCCAGCTGGACCACGGGCGGCTGCTGGTGCCGCTGCAAGACGCCGCTGGCAACACCGCGGCCTGGTGCCTCACCCTGCCCTTCCTGCGACCGGCCGAAGTCACCGGGATGGAGCTGGGCGACGACTACATGACCGGCATCCGTCAGGTCCACGAGCGGCTGATCACTGCCGCCGAAACCGCACGCCAGCCCGGCCAGGCGCTGGTCGCCATGAGTCACGCGCATATGGCCGGTGGCGCGGTGTCGGAGGAGTCCGAGCGCAACATCGTCATCGGCAATGCCGAGGCGCTGCCGGCCAGCCTGTTCCCCGAGTCCGTCGCCTATGTCGCCTTGGGCCATCTGCACAAGCCGCAGCAGGTCGCCGGGCAGACGCGCATCCGCTACAGCGGCTCCCCCCTGCCGCTGTCCTTTGCCGAGGTGAACTACCCGCACCAGGTGCTGCTGGTCGAACTCGATGGCGAGGCGCTGGTGCAGGTCGACAGCCTGCCGGTGCCGCGCGCGGTCGAGATGATCCGTATCGGCCGCGCGCCGCTGGCCGAGGTGATCGCCACGCTGGAGGCGCTGTCGCCAACCGGCCTGTTCGACGACCATCTGCCCTGGCTGGAGGTACGCGTGCTGCTCGACGAACCGCTGCCAGACCTGCGCCAGCGCATCGAAACCGCCATAACCGGCAAGGCCTGCCGACTGGTACGCATCGCCAGCGAATACGCCGGCAAGCGCGGCGAAACAGAGTCAGAGATGCTGCTGGGCCTCGATCAGATCACCCCGCAGGAACTGTTCGCCCGCGCCTGGGAAGTCGAGTACGGCAACCCGGCGGACGACCAGGCGCTGGAGGATTTCGCCACCTTGCTGCAACGGGTCGAGTTCGCCCATGAGGAGGATGACCGATGA